In the Kitasatospora terrestris genome, one interval contains:
- a CDS encoding immune inhibitor A domain-containing protein, translating into MVAAALGAGMLPGMATAAPVTQSHDPADAASSVKGGDYDLPGPKTAEVKAEQQAAVEQIVNGTAKIEQHGGSTSVKLGRDKYVELKRERTDKIFTILVEFGDEVDNTTKLPDGTVKYGGEPGPRHNQIAQPDKANDNSTAWQADYNQAHFQNMYFSKSQPSLKTYYEKQSSGRYSVDGQVTDWVKVSANEARYGSDYCKQHVCNNAQDLIRDGVNAWVADQKAKGQTDEQIKATIASYDQWDRYDFDGDGNFNEPDGYIDHFQIVHAGEDQSAGGGAQGTNALWAHRSYVYGNQAGKQGPDNNKLGGTPVGNSGIWIGDYTMQPENGGLGVFAHEYGHDLGLPDLYDTSGTGIDNSVGFWSLMSSGSWLGEGKDQIGDMPNDLDVWSKLQLGWLDFDKAKAGERKLSLIGPVEYNNRLPQALVVDLPKKTVTTEINTPFAGANEWWSGSDDNLNVTLTRGLDLTGKTSAKLTAKAWYDLETDYDYAYLEVSADNGATWTSVPGTFNGTALPDNAINGSSGGNWGDLAFSLDAFAGKNVKVRFHNTTDGGVHMKGLALDDIAITVDGAAVLTDGAESGDNGWTAAGFSRITGKFSKDYDQKYLIENRQYVSFDTTLKTGPYNFGFSNTRPDWVEHYANQNGLLIWLWDSSQTDNNVANHPGAGLVLPVDAHPAPLKWSDGTLMRPRLQGYDSTFGFERTDGLNLHKADVATTIKGERGVTVFNDHTNKYWDASNQYAGVNVPDTHTQIEVLWNSMNKLETLIYVKPVK; encoded by the coding sequence ATGGTCGCCGCGGCGCTCGGCGCGGGCATGCTCCCGGGTATGGCCACCGCCGCGCCCGTCACGCAGTCGCACGACCCGGCCGACGCTGCTTCCAGCGTCAAGGGCGGCGACTACGACCTGCCCGGCCCGAAGACCGCCGAGGTCAAGGCCGAGCAGCAGGCTGCCGTCGAGCAGATCGTCAACGGCACCGCGAAGATCGAGCAGCACGGCGGCTCCACCAGCGTGAAGCTCGGCCGTGACAAGTACGTCGAGCTCAAGCGCGAGCGCACCGACAAGATCTTCACCATCCTGGTGGAGTTCGGCGACGAGGTGGACAACACCACCAAGCTGCCCGACGGCACCGTCAAGTACGGCGGCGAGCCCGGCCCGCGTCACAACCAGATCGCGCAGCCGGACAAGGCCAACGACAACTCGACCGCCTGGCAGGCCGACTACAACCAGGCGCACTTCCAGAACATGTACTTCTCGAAGTCCCAGCCCTCGCTGAAGACTTACTACGAGAAGCAGTCCTCCGGCCGGTACTCCGTCGACGGCCAGGTCACCGACTGGGTGAAGGTCTCGGCGAACGAGGCCCGCTACGGCTCGGACTACTGCAAGCAGCACGTCTGCAACAACGCGCAGGACCTGATCCGCGACGGCGTCAACGCCTGGGTCGCCGACCAGAAGGCCAAGGGCCAGACGGACGAGCAGATCAAGGCCACCATCGCGTCGTACGACCAGTGGGACCGTTACGACTTCGACGGCGACGGCAACTTCAACGAGCCCGACGGTTACATCGACCACTTCCAGATCGTGCACGCCGGTGAGGACCAGTCCGCCGGCGGCGGCGCCCAGGGCACCAACGCCCTGTGGGCCCACCGCTCGTACGTGTACGGCAACCAGGCCGGCAAGCAGGGCCCCGACAACAACAAGCTCGGTGGCACCCCGGTCGGCAACTCCGGCATCTGGATCGGCGACTACACCATGCAGCCGGAGAACGGCGGCCTGGGCGTCTTCGCCCACGAGTACGGTCACGACCTCGGTCTGCCGGACCTCTACGACACCTCCGGCACCGGCATCGACAACTCGGTCGGCTTCTGGTCGCTGATGTCGTCCGGTTCCTGGCTCGGCGAGGGCAAGGACCAGATCGGCGACATGCCGAACGACCTCGACGTCTGGTCGAAGCTGCAGCTCGGCTGGCTGGACTTCGACAAGGCCAAGGCGGGCGAGCGCAAGCTCAGCCTGATCGGCCCGGTCGAGTACAACAACCGCCTGCCCCAGGCGCTGGTCGTCGACCTGCCGAAGAAGACCGTCACCACCGAGATCAACACCCCGTTCGCCGGTGCGAACGAGTGGTGGAGCGGCAGCGACGACAACCTCAACGTCACGCTGACCCGTGGCCTCGACCTCACCGGGAAGACCTCGGCCAAGCTCACCGCGAAGGCCTGGTACGACCTGGAGACCGACTACGACTACGCGTACCTCGAGGTCTCCGCGGACAACGGCGCCACCTGGACCTCCGTCCCCGGCACCTTCAACGGCACCGCGCTCCCGGACAACGCCATCAACGGCTCCTCCGGCGGCAACTGGGGCGACCTGGCCTTCTCGCTCGACGCCTTCGCCGGCAAGAACGTCAAGGTCCGCTTCCACAACACCACCGACGGTGGCGTCCACATGAAGGGCCTGGCCCTGGACGACATCGCGATCACCGTCGACGGTGCGGCCGTCCTCACCGACGGCGCGGAGAGCGGCGACAACGGCTGGACCGCTGCCGGCTTCTCCCGCATCACCGGCAAGTTCTCGAAGGACTACGACCAGAAGTACCTGATCGAGAACCGCCAGTACGTGTCCTTCGACACCACGCTGAAGACCGGCCCGTACAACTTCGGCTTCAGCAACACCCGTCCGGACTGGGTGGAGCACTACGCCAACCAGAACGGCCTGCTGATCTGGCTGTGGGACTCCTCGCAGACGGACAACAACGTCGCCAACCACCCGGGTGCCGGCCTCGTCCTCCCGGTCGACGCCCACCCGGCGCCGCTGAAGTGGTCCGACGGCACCCTGATGCGTCCGCGCCTCCAGGGCTACGACTCGACCTTCGGCTTCGAGCGCACCGACGGCCTGAACCTGCACAAGGCCGACGTCGCCACCACCATCAAGGGCGAGCGCGGTGTCACGGTCTTCAACGACCACACCAACAAGTACTGGGACGCGTCCAACCAGTACGCCGGTGTGAACGTCCCCGACACCCACACCCAGATCGAGGTCCTCTGGAACAGCATGAACAAGCTGGAGACCCTGATCTACGTCAAGCCCGTGAAGTGA
- a CDS encoding ATP-dependent Clp protease ATP-binding subunit gives MFERFTDRARRVVVLAQEEARMLNHNYIGTEHILLGLIHEGEGVAAKALESLGISLEAVRQQVEEIIGQGQQAPSGHIPFTPRAKKVLELSLREALQLGHNYIGTEHILLGLIREGEGVAAQVLVKLGADLNRVRQQVIQLLSGYQGGGKESAAAGGPAEGTPSTSLVLDQFGRNLTQAAREAKLDPVIGREKEIERVMQVLSRRTKNNPVLIGEPGVGKTAVVEGLAQAIVKGEVPETLKDKQLYTLDLGALVAGSRYRGDFEERLKKVLKEIRTRGDIILFIDELHTLVGAGAAEGAIDAASILKPMLARGELQTIGATTLDEYRKHLEKDAALERRFQPIQVAEPSLPHTIEILKGLRDRYEAHHRVSITDAALVAAATLADRYISDRFLPDKAIDLIDEAGSRMRIRRMTAPPDLREFDEKIADVRREKESAIDAQDFEKAASLRDNEKQLLTAKAKREKEWKAGDMDVVAEVDEELIAEVLATATGIPVFKLTEEESSRLLRMEDELHKRVIGQEDAIKALSQAIRRTRAGLKDPKRPGGSFIFAGPSGVGKTELSKTLAEFLFGDEDALIALDMSEFSEKHTVSRLFGSPPGYVGYEEGGQLTEKVRRKPFSVVLFDEVEKAHPDIFNSLLQILEDGRLTDSQGRVVDFKNTVIIMTTNLGTRDISKGFNLGFAATGDTATGYERMKAKVSEELKQHFRPEFLNRVDDIVVFHQLSEADIIQIVDLMIDKVDGRLKDRDMGLELSVEAKKLLAKRGYDPILGARPLRRTIQRDIEDHLSEKILFGELRAGHIVVVGVEGEGKEAKFTFRGEEKSPVADTPAAVSSTAGPDLTK, from the coding sequence ATGTTCGAGAGGTTCACCGACCGCGCGCGGCGGGTTGTCGTCCTGGCTCAGGAAGAAGCCCGGATGCTCAACCACAACTACATCGGCACCGAGCACATTCTCCTGGGCCTGATCCACGAGGGCGAGGGTGTCGCCGCCAAGGCGCTGGAGAGCCTCGGGATCTCGCTCGAGGCGGTCCGCCAGCAGGTCGAGGAGATCATCGGCCAGGGCCAGCAGGCCCCGTCCGGTCACATCCCCTTCACCCCCCGGGCGAAGAAGGTCCTGGAGCTGTCGCTCCGCGAGGCCCTCCAGCTCGGCCACAACTACATCGGCACCGAGCACATCCTGCTCGGCCTGATCCGCGAGGGCGAGGGCGTCGCCGCCCAGGTCCTGGTGAAGCTGGGCGCCGATCTCAACCGGGTGCGTCAGCAGGTCATCCAACTGCTCTCCGGCTACCAGGGCGGCGGCAAGGAGTCGGCGGCCGCCGGCGGCCCCGCCGAGGGCACCCCGTCCACCTCGCTGGTCCTCGACCAGTTCGGCCGGAACCTCACCCAGGCCGCCCGCGAGGCCAAGCTCGACCCGGTGATCGGGCGCGAGAAGGAGATCGAGCGGGTCATGCAGGTGCTGTCCCGCCGCACCAAGAACAACCCCGTGCTGATCGGCGAGCCCGGCGTCGGCAAGACCGCCGTCGTCGAGGGCCTGGCACAGGCGATCGTCAAGGGCGAGGTCCCGGAGACGCTGAAGGACAAGCAGCTCTACACCCTCGACCTGGGCGCCCTGGTGGCCGGCTCCCGGTACCGCGGTGACTTCGAGGAGCGCCTGAAGAAGGTGCTCAAGGAGATCCGCACCCGCGGCGACATCATCCTGTTCATCGACGAGCTGCACACCCTGGTCGGCGCGGGCGCCGCCGAGGGCGCGATCGACGCCGCCTCCATCCTCAAGCCGATGCTGGCCCGCGGTGAGCTCCAGACCATCGGTGCCACCACGCTGGACGAGTACCGCAAGCACCTGGAGAAGGACGCCGCGCTGGAGCGCCGCTTCCAGCCCATCCAGGTCGCCGAGCCCTCGCTCCCGCACACCATCGAGATCCTCAAGGGCCTGCGCGACCGGTACGAGGCGCACCACCGCGTCTCGATCACCGACGCGGCCCTGGTCGCCGCCGCCACCCTGGCCGACCGGTACATCTCGGACCGCTTCCTGCCGGACAAGGCGATCGACCTGATCGACGAGGCCGGTTCCCGGATGCGCATCCGCCGGATGACCGCGCCGCCGGACCTGCGCGAGTTCGACGAGAAGATCGCCGACGTGCGCCGGGAGAAGGAGTCCGCGATCGACGCGCAGGACTTCGAGAAGGCCGCCTCGCTGCGCGACAACGAGAAGCAGCTGCTCACCGCGAAGGCGAAGCGGGAGAAGGAGTGGAAGGCCGGCGACATGGACGTCGTCGCCGAGGTGGACGAGGAGCTCATCGCCGAGGTCCTGGCCACCGCCACCGGCATCCCGGTCTTCAAGCTGACCGAGGAGGAGTCCTCGCGCCTGCTGCGCATGGAGGACGAGCTGCACAAGCGGGTCATCGGCCAGGAGGACGCCATCAAGGCGCTCTCCCAGGCGATCCGCCGCACCCGTGCCGGCCTGAAGGACCCGAAGCGCCCGGGTGGCTCGTTCATCTTCGCCGGCCCGTCCGGTGTCGGTAAGACCGAGCTGTCCAAGACGCTGGCGGAGTTCCTGTTCGGCGACGAGGACGCGCTGATCGCGCTCGACATGTCCGAGTTCTCCGAGAAGCACACCGTCTCGCGCCTCTTCGGCTCCCCGCCCGGCTACGTGGGCTACGAGGAGGGCGGCCAGCTCACCGAGAAGGTGCGCCGCAAGCCGTTCTCGGTCGTCCTCTTCGACGAGGTCGAGAAGGCCCACCCGGACATCTTCAACTCGCTGCTGCAGATCCTGGAGGACGGTCGCCTGACCGACTCCCAGGGCCGCGTGGTCGACTTCAAGAACACGGTCATCATCATGACCACCAACCTCGGCACCCGGGACATCTCCAAGGGCTTCAACCTGGGCTTCGCGGCCACGGGTGACACGGCCACCGGGTACGAGCGGATGAAGGCCAAGGTCAGCGAGGAGCTCAAGCAGCACTTCCGGCCCGAGTTCCTGAACCGTGTCGACGACATCGTGGTCTTCCACCAGCTGTCCGAGGCCGACATCATCCAGATCGTCGACCTGATGATCGACAAGGTGGACGGCCGCCTCAAGGACCGCGACATGGGCCTGGAGCTCAGCGTCGAGGCCAAGAAGCTGCTGGCCAAGCGCGGCTACGACCCGATCCTGGGTGCCCGCCCGCTGCGCCGCACCATCCAGCGCGACATCGAGGACCACCTGTCCGAGAAGATCCTCTTCGGGGAGCTGCGGGCCGGCCACATCGTGGTCGTCGGCGTGGAGGGTGAGGGCAAGGAGGCCAAGTTCACCTTCCGCGGCGAGGAGAAGTCCCCGGTGGCCGACACCCCGGCGGCGGTCTCCTCCACGGCGGGTCCGGATCTGACGAAGTAA
- a CDS encoding threonine aldolase family protein has protein sequence MTDATSAASDPAADLRARRFAARRGADRILSGPRPQTVRERLADLAATADGPYDLDVPTDLYGDGLVRTLELRVAELLGKDDAAFFPTGTMAQQVALRCLADLPGGGTTVAMHPLSHPERHERRAYADLSGLRTVWPTTAPRQPTPAELLALDEPFHTLMLELPLRDAGFVLPTWDELSALYEAAEGNWSVHLDGARLWESTRHFGRTLPEICAAADSVYVSCYKTLGGVSGAVLAGGEEFVARAKVWRHRYGGQLFQQWPTALAALRGLDTELPRLDSYLDQARVVAAALADVPGARINPDPPHTHQFQLWLPHPAADLERAGLELARRDGVALFGAWSEPGPLPGLAMTEITVGADALEWSGKEVTEAVERFLALI, from the coding sequence ATGACCGATGCCACCAGCGCTGCGTCCGACCCGGCCGCCGACCTCCGCGCCCGCCGCTTCGCCGCCCGCCGGGGTGCCGACCGCATCCTCTCCGGTCCCCGCCCGCAGACCGTCCGCGAACGCCTCGCCGACCTCGCCGCCACCGCCGACGGCCCGTACGACCTCGACGTGCCCACCGACCTGTACGGCGACGGCCTGGTCCGCACCCTGGAGCTCCGCGTCGCCGAGCTGCTCGGCAAGGACGACGCCGCCTTCTTCCCCACCGGCACCATGGCCCAGCAGGTCGCCCTGCGCTGCCTCGCCGACCTCCCCGGCGGCGGCACCACGGTCGCCATGCACCCGCTCTCCCACCCCGAACGGCACGAGCGCCGCGCCTACGCCGACCTCAGCGGCCTGCGCACGGTCTGGCCCACCACCGCGCCGCGCCAGCCCACCCCGGCCGAGCTCCTCGCTCTCGACGAGCCCTTCCACACCCTGATGCTCGAGCTCCCGCTGCGCGACGCCGGATTCGTCCTCCCCACCTGGGACGAGCTCTCCGCGCTCTACGAGGCGGCCGAGGGCAACTGGTCCGTCCACCTCGACGGCGCCCGGCTCTGGGAGTCCACCCGGCACTTCGGCCGCACCCTGCCCGAGATCTGCGCGGCCGCGGACTCCGTCTACGTCTCCTGCTACAAGACGCTCGGCGGCGTCAGCGGTGCCGTGCTCGCCGGGGGCGAGGAGTTCGTCGCCCGCGCCAAGGTCTGGCGGCACCGCTACGGCGGCCAGCTGTTCCAGCAGTGGCCCACCGCCCTCGCCGCCCTGCGCGGCCTGGACACCGAACTGCCCCGCCTCGACTCCTACCTCGACCAGGCCCGGGTGGTCGCCGCCGCGCTCGCCGACGTCCCCGGCGCCCGGATCAACCCCGACCCGCCGCACACCCACCAGTTCCAGCTCTGGCTGCCCCACCCTGCGGCCGACCTCGAACGGGCCGGCCTGGAACTCGCCCGCCGCGACGGCGTCGCCCTCTTCGGCGCCTGGAGCGAACCCGGCCCGCTGCCCGGCCTCGCGATGACTGAGATCACCGTCGGCGCCGACGCGCTGGAGTGGAGCGGCAAGGAGGTCACCGAGGCCGTGGAACGCTTCCTCGCCCTGATCTGA